The following are encoded together in the Gouania willdenowi chromosome 14, fGouWil2.1, whole genome shotgun sequence genome:
- the slco2b1 gene encoding solute carrier organic anion transporter family member 2B1 isoform X2, translating into MGAKDEFINSSSISPARPRCLFNSIKFFVLCHSLLQLAQLLVSGCMKSSISTIERRYGLSSQRSGMLVSFNEVGNTVLIVFVSFFGSRVHRPRFIGGGALLACLASLMIAAPHFLSEAYDYTGRRSFSSDNSSGLCQSGSSFASLSSNRTCTKQHSVGHQMVYPLLVLGQLLLGIAAVPIQPFGISYIDDFASRKNSPLYLGILLAMTSIGPALGFITTSFVLRYFVDFNRLPADQIQLESSDLRWVGAWWLGFLLTSALLFLTALPYFFFPRNMDKEVDDGALQDADSKQQQTDPFRELTLPQFLKSFPRVALRTLKNPVYLLVVLAQVNLAALLSGLATFMAKFIEKQFSMTVALSTMMIGGIGIPLAVLGTVLGGAIMRRFQLSVLGASKLCTGAILLCMFSAMPLLFIGCSTQPVAGVFPNSSDSPCSSECLCPSEAFNPVCGADGVEFTSPCSAGCSSMETDAKNNPTNYTDCRCVGGGLRFALPGTCGSECSHLLRPFMVLLGLTSFIASFSQTPSYMMILRTVPTEDKSFSVGVQYMLFRVLAFLPGPVLYGSVIDSTCILWGQKCGRQTSCLYYNLDRFRQRFLGLQVVFVCGGLLCFLLTVVVLLRRTQSHTLQPAASKEDCELKRKQDVKEDSSVSKKQLLEGQI; encoded by the exons ATGGGAGCCAAAGATGAGTTCATTAACTCCTCCTCGATTTCTCCAGCCCGACCAAGATGTCTCTTTAACAGCATCAAG tttttcgTGTTGTGCCACAGTTTGCTGCAGCTAGCACAGCTCCTGGTGTCAGGCTGCATGAAGAGCTCCATCTCTACCATTGAACGTCGCTATGGCCTCTCCAGTCAGAGGTCGGGGATGCTGGTCTCTTTCAATGAG GTGGGGAACACTGTCCTCATCGTCTTTGTGAGTTTCTTTGGGAGCCGCGTCCATCGGCCGCGGTTCATCGGGGGTGGGGCTCTTCTCGCCTGTCTGGCCTCGCTGATGATAGCGGCGCCACATTTTCTCAGTGAGGCGTACGACTACACTGGTCGCAGAT CATTCTCCAGTGATAACAGCTCAGGCCTCTGCCAATCAGGGAGCTCCTTTGCCTCTCTGTCCTCCAATCGGACGTGCACCAAACAGCACAGCGTTGGTCATCAGATGGTCTACCCCCTGCTGGTCCTGGGTCAGCTGCTGCTGGGCATTGCCGCCGTGCCCATCCAGCCCTTTGGCATCTCATACATTGATGACTTTGCCAGCAGAAAGAACTCGCCACTCTACCTGG GCATCCTCCTGGCCATGACCTCCATTGGCCCAGCCCTCGGTTTTATCACCACCTCCTTTGTGCTGAGATACTTCGTGGACTTCAACAGATTGCCTGCCG ACCAGATCCAGCTGGAATCCTCAGACCTACGTTGGGTCGGCGCCTGGTGGCTCGGCTTCCTCTTGACCTCtgccctcctcttcctcactgcaCTGCCATACTTCTTCTTCCCACGGAACATGGACAAAGAG GTCGATGACGGAGCCCTCCAGGATGCTGACAGTAAACAGCAGCAGACGGACCCTTTCAGGGAACTGACCCTTCCTCAGTTCCTCAAAA GCTTCCCTCGGGTCGCCCTGCGGACACTGAAGAACCCTGTCTACCTGCTGGTGGTCCTAGCCCAGGTGAACCTGGCAGCGCTCCTGTCGGGCCTTGCCACCTTCATGGCCAAGTTTATCGAGAAGCAGTTCAGTATGACGGTGGCCCTTTCCACCATGATGATTG GAGGAATTGGGATCCCGTTGGCGGTTTTGGGAACCGTCCTCGGTGGTGCTATCATGCGGCGATTCCAACTGTCGGTCCTTGGTGCCAGTAAATTATGCACAGGCGCCATCTTGCTCTGCATGTTTTCTGCCATGCCTCTGCTTTTCATTGGCTGCTCCACCCAACCAGTGGCCGGTGTTTTCCCAAACAG CTCTGACTCGCCCTGTAGCTCTGAGTGTCTCTGTCCGTCGGAGGCATTTAACCCTGTGTGCGGGGCAGACGGCGTGGAGTTTACGTCACCGTGCAGCGCCGGATGTTCGTCCATGGAAACTGATGCTAAGAACAATCCAACC AACTACACTGACTGTCGGTGCGTAGGGGGTGGTCTCAGGTTTGCTCTTCCTGGGACCTGCGGCAGTGAATGTTCTCACCTTCTTCGCCCGTTCATGGTTCTGTTGGGTCTGACCAGCTTCATCGCCTCCTTTTCCCAAACGCCTTCATACATGATGATCCTCAG gaCGGTGCCAACAGAGGACAAGTCTTTTTCTGTGGGAGTTCAGTACATGCTGTTCAGAGTTCTCG CGTTCCTACCAGGTCCTGTCCTTTATGGCAGCGTCATTGACTCCACCTGCATACTGTGGGGCCAAAAATGTGGCAGACAGACTTCCTGTCTCTACTACAACCTGGACCGCTTCAGACAGAG GTTTCTGGGTCTGCAGGTGGTCTTTGTGTGTGGGGGGCTGCTCTGCTTCCTGCTGACAGTCGTAGTCCTGCTTAGGAGAACTCAGAGTCACACACTGCAACCAGCAGCCAGCAAAGAAGATTGTGAGCTGAAAAGAAAACAGGATGTGAAGGAGGATTCTTCAGTTAGTAAAAAACAACTCCTGGAAGGCCAAATCTGA
- the slco2b1 gene encoding solute carrier organic anion transporter family member 2B1 isoform X1: protein MLRYTLTDSKTSSLEMGAKDEFINSSSISPARPRCLFNSIKFFVLCHSLLQLAQLLVSGCMKSSISTIERRYGLSSQRSGMLVSFNEVGNTVLIVFVSFFGSRVHRPRFIGGGALLACLASLMIAAPHFLSEAYDYTGRRSFSSDNSSGLCQSGSSFASLSSNRTCTKQHSVGHQMVYPLLVLGQLLLGIAAVPIQPFGISYIDDFASRKNSPLYLGILLAMTSIGPALGFITTSFVLRYFVDFNRLPADQIQLESSDLRWVGAWWLGFLLTSALLFLTALPYFFFPRNMDKEVDDGALQDADSKQQQTDPFRELTLPQFLKSFPRVALRTLKNPVYLLVVLAQVNLAALLSGLATFMAKFIEKQFSMTVALSTMMIGGIGIPLAVLGTVLGGAIMRRFQLSVLGASKLCTGAILLCMFSAMPLLFIGCSTQPVAGVFPNSSDSPCSSECLCPSEAFNPVCGADGVEFTSPCSAGCSSMETDAKNNPTNYTDCRCVGGGLRFALPGTCGSECSHLLRPFMVLLGLTSFIASFSQTPSYMMILRTVPTEDKSFSVGVQYMLFRVLAFLPGPVLYGSVIDSTCILWGQKCGRQTSCLYYNLDRFRQRFLGLQVVFVCGGLLCFLLTVVVLLRRTQSHTLQPAASKEDCELKRKQDVKEDSSVSKKQLLEGQI from the exons GATTCTAAGACCTCCTCACTGGAGATGGGAGCCAAAGATGAGTTCATTAACTCCTCCTCGATTTCTCCAGCCCGACCAAGATGTCTCTTTAACAGCATCAAG tttttcgTGTTGTGCCACAGTTTGCTGCAGCTAGCACAGCTCCTGGTGTCAGGCTGCATGAAGAGCTCCATCTCTACCATTGAACGTCGCTATGGCCTCTCCAGTCAGAGGTCGGGGATGCTGGTCTCTTTCAATGAG GTGGGGAACACTGTCCTCATCGTCTTTGTGAGTTTCTTTGGGAGCCGCGTCCATCGGCCGCGGTTCATCGGGGGTGGGGCTCTTCTCGCCTGTCTGGCCTCGCTGATGATAGCGGCGCCACATTTTCTCAGTGAGGCGTACGACTACACTGGTCGCAGAT CATTCTCCAGTGATAACAGCTCAGGCCTCTGCCAATCAGGGAGCTCCTTTGCCTCTCTGTCCTCCAATCGGACGTGCACCAAACAGCACAGCGTTGGTCATCAGATGGTCTACCCCCTGCTGGTCCTGGGTCAGCTGCTGCTGGGCATTGCCGCCGTGCCCATCCAGCCCTTTGGCATCTCATACATTGATGACTTTGCCAGCAGAAAGAACTCGCCACTCTACCTGG GCATCCTCCTGGCCATGACCTCCATTGGCCCAGCCCTCGGTTTTATCACCACCTCCTTTGTGCTGAGATACTTCGTGGACTTCAACAGATTGCCTGCCG ACCAGATCCAGCTGGAATCCTCAGACCTACGTTGGGTCGGCGCCTGGTGGCTCGGCTTCCTCTTGACCTCtgccctcctcttcctcactgcaCTGCCATACTTCTTCTTCCCACGGAACATGGACAAAGAG GTCGATGACGGAGCCCTCCAGGATGCTGACAGTAAACAGCAGCAGACGGACCCTTTCAGGGAACTGACCCTTCCTCAGTTCCTCAAAA GCTTCCCTCGGGTCGCCCTGCGGACACTGAAGAACCCTGTCTACCTGCTGGTGGTCCTAGCCCAGGTGAACCTGGCAGCGCTCCTGTCGGGCCTTGCCACCTTCATGGCCAAGTTTATCGAGAAGCAGTTCAGTATGACGGTGGCCCTTTCCACCATGATGATTG GAGGAATTGGGATCCCGTTGGCGGTTTTGGGAACCGTCCTCGGTGGTGCTATCATGCGGCGATTCCAACTGTCGGTCCTTGGTGCCAGTAAATTATGCACAGGCGCCATCTTGCTCTGCATGTTTTCTGCCATGCCTCTGCTTTTCATTGGCTGCTCCACCCAACCAGTGGCCGGTGTTTTCCCAAACAG CTCTGACTCGCCCTGTAGCTCTGAGTGTCTCTGTCCGTCGGAGGCATTTAACCCTGTGTGCGGGGCAGACGGCGTGGAGTTTACGTCACCGTGCAGCGCCGGATGTTCGTCCATGGAAACTGATGCTAAGAACAATCCAACC AACTACACTGACTGTCGGTGCGTAGGGGGTGGTCTCAGGTTTGCTCTTCCTGGGACCTGCGGCAGTGAATGTTCTCACCTTCTTCGCCCGTTCATGGTTCTGTTGGGTCTGACCAGCTTCATCGCCTCCTTTTCCCAAACGCCTTCATACATGATGATCCTCAG gaCGGTGCCAACAGAGGACAAGTCTTTTTCTGTGGGAGTTCAGTACATGCTGTTCAGAGTTCTCG CGTTCCTACCAGGTCCTGTCCTTTATGGCAGCGTCATTGACTCCACCTGCATACTGTGGGGCCAAAAATGTGGCAGACAGACTTCCTGTCTCTACTACAACCTGGACCGCTTCAGACAGAG GTTTCTGGGTCTGCAGGTGGTCTTTGTGTGTGGGGGGCTGCTCTGCTTCCTGCTGACAGTCGTAGTCCTGCTTAGGAGAACTCAGAGTCACACACTGCAACCAGCAGCCAGCAAAGAAGATTGTGAGCTGAAAAGAAAACAGGATGTGAAGGAGGATTCTTCAGTTAGTAAAAAACAACTCCTGGAAGGCCAAATCTGA